The candidate division KSB1 bacterium region CATGCCGTTAGTCCCTCCGTACGTTTCCGCTTTGGTGCCCTATCAGCCGGGGCGCTCGGCCGACGAAGTCCGCCGCGAGTTCGGCGTTGACAAGGTGATCAAGCTCGCATCCAACGAGAATCCGCTGGGACCGTCGCCGCGGGCGATCGTGAAACTCATGAAAGTGGCGGAGGAGCTTCACATCTATCCGGACGGCGGCTTGAAACTTCGGCGAGTGCTGGCCGAGCAGTTTCATGTCAAGCTCGCGAATGTGGTGGTCGGCTCGGGTTCCGAGGCGATCATGTCGAACATTATCCGCGCCTTTCTGCTTGATGATGAAGAAGTGCTGACGGCGGAAGGTACCTTCATCGGGTTCTATGTTTTGGCGCGTTCGCGCGGGGTGAAACTGGTCACCGTTCCCCTGCGGGATTACCGGTTCGACCTGGAAGCCATGGCGGAGGCGATCCACCCGAAGACCAAGATTGTATATCTGGCCAATCCGAATAATCCGACGGGAACGATCTTCACGCGGGCTGAATTTGAACGGTTCATGAAACGCGTGCCGGAGTCAACGCTGGTGATTCTGGATGAGGCCTATTTCGAATACGCGCGGAGCAACCCGGCCTATCCGGACTCGATGCAGTACCGGTTCGACAATGTGATCACGCTGCGCACCTTTTCGAAGTGTTACGGTCTGGCCGGAATTCGCATCGGTTACGGTTTCGCGCACGAGGAACTCTGCGAAAACGTGCGCAAGGTGAAACTGCCGTTCGAGCCGTCGCTGATGGCCGAGGCTGCCGGACTCGGTGCACTGGAAGACGCGGATTTCTTGCAGCGAACGCTGGAAACCAATCGCCACGGGAAGCTGCAACTGCAGGCCGCGTTCACCGAGCTCGGATTGCGTTGGGTGCCGACGGAGGCCAACTTCTTCCTGGTGGAGTTTGGTTCGCAAGACGACGCTATCGGACTCTATCAACAACTATTGCGGCGGGGTGTGATCGTGCGTCCGTTGGCTGCCTTCGGGCTGCCCCACTGCTTGCGAATTACGATTGGGACCGAAGAGCAGAACGACGGGTTAATCACCGCGTTACAGGAGTCACTGGTGACCGCCTAAGCGCGCCAAGGCAAGGTCTTGAACCAGCACGAACCCCCGCTTTCGCGGGGGTTCGTGTGTCATGAACTAAGATTGCTCGCGGCCTACGGCCCAAGCGACAGTTCGAAGAGCTCGCCGTCGCTAATGTAAGCCAGAAGGGTGGCATGAAAGCTCAGTGCCGGATCCGAGGGGTAGCAGGACGGCGGCAGGGGAACTGATTCCGTGTTGCCGGTCGCCGCTCGCCAGAGCCGGATTGCCGAGGATCGCCCATTATCGGCAAAGACCGTGTAGGCAACCGTCTGCGAATCCCCCGACCAGCCGGGATTCCCCGCCTTACTGATTCGCTGAACCGTGCCGTCGGCAATCCAGACCAGACTCAAGTTGATAATGGGCTGCGCGCTGACGAGCGCCACCCATTTTCCGTCCGGAGAGGTTTCCATACCGGCGATCTTCTCGGCAGGAGTTGACCGGTACACGGTGTCGCCGGCGGCATTGATTACCCAGCAAGCACCGGAAGTTGGATCGAGGTAGGGGGCGGCTGTGCGAGGCTTGTTCGAAACATCGAGCAGGGGACCGCTGAGGGAGGAACGGTACCAGAGCTTGTCCTCGATGACATACGGTCCGTTGCTGGGGCCGACGTTCGTCGTGCGCGGGACGGGGTCGTAGGTCCAGAGGTCGGTCGAGAGCATGCGCTCGGAACGGTTGGGGTCGGCCATGGATGCTTGCCGGAAGAGGAGGCGATTATGTCCAGGCTCGAAGCAGAATCGGCGGCCGGGCTTTTGCGCCTTCACGACCGGGCGGGTGGCACCCGAGGCCCGATCGCGGAACCAGATCTCGGTCTGCGAGGCGTTGGTGAAAGCGAGGTAGCTCCCGCTGGCGTCATAGACGGGTTGCTGCCAGTCTTCGCCAGTCTTGGCCACGAGCTTGACGGGCGAGGCCGCCCAGACGCTGCCACCCAGCAAACAGGCAAACACAAAAGAAATCAAATGCTTCATGCGGGGAAGGGGAGAGGGTTCCGGATTGCAGAGGCCATATCGAGTTCAGGGGCGGCGGAGACGGCAGACGCCCGGTCATAGGCCATTGTTTATATAATGGGTTGAAGTCCGATCCGGCTTAGTAAATCGAACGGGGAGACGGCCCGGATTGTTGACTAAACCGAGAAAAACGACTATCTTAAATGTTGGTGAGGCTCGCTATTTCACGTGCGACCTCAATTTAACACTGAAAACGAATTCATTTCAATAGCTTAACCTGGGTTTTTTCCTGTGTCAATGACTAACGAATTGGGACGCGTCCGGCCCGGCGATATACGGGGGTCGCGGGCGCCTTGGCTCCTCGAGCCTAATACCCCGGAATCTCACCGACAGTTTCCTCGCTATCCGGTTACCCCAACGGACGGTTCGGCCCGGATGACTCAAGCGGATAAGGAGTGTTCACGATGAAGATGCGAAGTATTCTGATCCTGCTGGCCCTGCTCCTCTTGAGCCAGATGGCCTCGGCGCAGCCGTTTGCGGCCATTGTCTATAACCTTGAGACGATGCTGACCACGACGTGCGGGGGCGATGTTCCGATTCCGGACGGCACACCTGTGCTGATCTTCTGGGACAATGATTCCAATGGACCTGACGCCGACGACCCGCCGCCGCCGATCTGCGGGGTCACACCGCCGGATAGCGCCAACGATTGCGACCGCCTTTCGCTGGAAATGAACGGCGAACGCCTGTTGGCAATGCCGGGCTTTTTCTATTCGGAAGCGACCTTCAATTCCTGCTTGACGCTTCCTACCCCCCCTATATATTTCTTCCGGGTCTGCTACGGGGGTGTGCAGTGGCAGAGCGATCCGGTAACGATGGTCTCCGGGATTCAGGAACCCCCGACCACCGGGTGGACCTGCATCAACGAACCATGTGCAGGTTGTCCACAGCCGCAATCCGTGATCGGGATGGCGGCCTCGGACACGGTGTGCACAGCGGTAGAGGTCACGTGGTCTTATCCCGACAGTGTGGTTCTGATTGACTCGTTCTTCGTGTACCGCGACGGGGCGGTAATCGGCAGAACGCTGCGCACGACCGTCGGGCCGGACAATTTCAGTTTTGTTGATAATACCGCGTCCTCGGGCGCGACGTATGAGTATGGTGTAGAGGCTCGCCGCGGCTGCGGCGCGGGGGATTCGGCGCGCTCGTCGCGCGCGGTGGATGGAGGGACCCGACCCCCTTTACCGACGGTCGCCACGGGGGTACTCGCAACTGACGGCACCAAGTGCGATACCGTGACGATTAGCTTCACTTACAACAGCAACCTCGGTGTCGATTCATTTCTGGTGAAGCGCAATAATGTTCGCATCGGCGCATTGCAGGCGACGGGAGTTCCGGGGCCGCGCACGTTCCATTATACGGGGGCCAGTGCTCCGACCCGCGCCGCGTACACGATTGTCGGCCGGAGTCCGACGTGTGGTGAAGGCGATCCGTCATTGCCGGACAGCGGGCATGCCAATGACAATCCCGCGCAGCCGCAAGCTGTCAGCGCGACGGATAGCTTGTGCGGGCCCACGACCTCGATCGTATGGCGGGACGTGACGGGGGAGACCAGCTATCAAGTGCGCCGGCAGAACAACGATGGATTGGGTGACGTTCTGTTGGGCACCAATGCTCAAAACGACACGACCTATGAGGATGCTACCGGAAGCACGGGTGTCGTCTATCGTTACTATGTGGTGGCGGTGAATGGGTGCGGCAACAGTCCGAATGCGGCATACAATAACGGATCGCGGATTTCGACGCTGGGGGTCGTGACCGGGATTCAGGCCGAGGACGCGCTGCGCTGCGATTCGACGATCGTTACATGGACGGATACGGCCGGAGAGACCGGCTATCAGGTTACGCGAGACGGAAACTTGCTCACGACCACGGCGGCGAATGTCACGCGCTATGCTGACGGGACCGGCACCGCCGGACAGTCCTACACCTACCGGGTGATCGCCGTCAACAATTGTGGTGCAGGAACGGTTCCCACAGGTGACAGTGGTTCGCGGCGGGCGGCGCCTAATGCTCCGCAGGGGGTCGCGGCCACGGGTGTGAGCAACTGCTCGAATGTCACGGTGACATGGAATACGCAGGCCGGAGTCGATAGTTTCCAAGTTCGCCGCGAGGGAACCCGGATCGGTTCGACCATCGGTTCGGTGACCAGCTTTCAGGACTTGACAGCGGTTCCCGGAACGCCCTACGCTTACACGGTTGTCGCGTACAATCTATGTGGACCGGGGCCGGTGTCGGCCTCGGCGACGGGAACGCGCGGGACGGGTCTGGTGGCCCCCACGGGAGTGGCGGCGACGGGTGGCAACTGCACGTTGGTCACCGTGACCTGGTTTAATATCGTGGGCGAGGACAGCTTCC contains the following coding sequences:
- a CDS encoding histidinol-phosphate transaminase, with protein sequence MPLVPPYVSALVPYQPGRSADEVRREFGVDKVIKLASNENPLGPSPRAIVKLMKVAEELHIYPDGGLKLRRVLAEQFHVKLANVVVGSGSEAIMSNIIRAFLLDDEEVLTAEGTFIGFYVLARSRGVKLVTVPLRDYRFDLEAMAEAIHPKTKIVYLANPNNPTGTIFTRAEFERFMKRVPESTLVILDEAYFEYARSNPAYPDSMQYRFDNVITLRTFSKCYGLAGIRIGYGFAHEELCENVRKVKLPFEPSLMAEAAGLGALEDADFLQRTLETNRHGKLQLQAAFTELGLRWVPTEANFFLVEFGSQDDAIGLYQQLLRRGVIVRPLAAFGLPHCLRITIGTEEQNDGLITALQESLVTA